A region from the Onychomys torridus chromosome 22, mOncTor1.1, whole genome shotgun sequence genome encodes:
- the Tpcn1 gene encoding two pore calcium channel protein 1 isoform X1: MAVSLDDDVPLILTLEEGDSAPLAPSNGLGQEGLPNKNGGSHSIQDSQVPSLVSGTDSSPSSPTRHNWEMNYQEAAIYLQEGQNNDKFFTHPKDARALAAYLFAHNHLFYLMELLTALLLLLLSLCESPAVPALRLGIYVHATLELFALMVVVFELCMKLRWLGFHTFVRHKRTMVKTSVLLVQFIEAIVVLVRQTSHVRVTRALRCIFLVDCRYCGGVRRNLRQIFQSLPPFIDILLLLLFFMIIFAILGFYLFSTNPSDPYFNTLENSIVNLFVLLTTANFPDVMMPSYSRSPWSCIFFIVYLSIELYFIMNLLLAVVFDTFNDIEKRKFKSLLLHKRTAIQHAYRLLVSRRRPAGISYRQFEGLMRFYKPRMSARERFLTFKALNQSNTPLLSLKDFYDIYEVAALQWKAKKNREHWFDELPRTAFLIFKGINILVKSKAFQYFMYLVVAINGVWILVETFMLKGGNFISKHVPWSYLVFLTIYGVELFMKVAGLGPVEYLSSGWNLFDFSVTAFAFLGLLALTLNMEPFYFIVVLRPLQLLRLFKLKKRYRNVLDTMFELLPRMASLGLTLLTFYYSFAIVGMEFFNGRLYHNCCNSSTVADAYRFINHTVDNKTKIEEGYYYLNNFDNILNSFVTLFELTVVNNWYIIMEGVTSQTSHWSRLYFMTFYIVTMVVMTIIVAFILEAFVFRMNYSRKSQDSEVDSGIIIEKEISKEELLAILELYREVQGTSSDVTRLLDTLSQMEKYQQNSLVFLGRRSRTKSDLSLKMYQEEIQEWYEEHAREQEMQQQQQLRASVPGPAAQQPPGSRQRSQTVT, translated from the exons ATGGGGGCAGCCACAGCATCCAGGACTCCCAGGTTCCCAGTCTGGTCTCCGGGACCGACAGTTCCCCCTCCAGTCCCACCAGGCACAACTGGGAAATGAATTATCAAGAGGCGGCAATCTACCTCCAG GAGGGCCAGAACAATGACAAGTTCTTCACGCACCCCAAGGATGCCAGAGCACTGGCGGCCTACCTCTTCGCACACAACCACCTCTTCTACCTGATGGAGCTGCTCACAgccctgcttctgctgctgctgtcgCTGTGCGAGTCACCCGCCGTCCCTGCCCTCCGGCTTGGCATTTAT GTCCACGCCACCCTGGAACTGTTTGCCCTCATGGTGGTGGTGTTCGAACTCTGCATGAAATTGCGGTGGCTGGGCTTCCACACGTTCGTCCGGCACAAACGCACCATGGTCAAG ACATCTGTCCTGCTGGTGCAGTTCATCGAGGCCATTGTGGTGCTGGTACGGCAGACGTCCCATGTGCGGGTGACCCGGGCACTGCGCTGCATTTTCCTGGTGGACTGTCGGTACTGTGGCGGCGTGCGGCG CAACCTGCGGCAGATCTTCCAGTCCCTGCCACCTTTCATAGACATCCTCCTGTTGCTGCTCTTCTTCATGATCATCTTTGCCATCCTGG GTTTCTACTTATTCTCCACTAACCCTTCCGACCCA TACTTCAACACCTTGGAGAACAGCATTGTCAACCTGTTCGTTCTTCTGACCACAGCCAA CTTTCCAGATGTGATGATGCCCTCCTACTCCCGGAGCCCCTGGTCCTGCATCTTCTTCATCGTGTACCTCTCCATCGAGCTGTACTTCATCATGAACCTG CTCCTGGCCGTGGTGTTCGACACCTTCAACGACATCGAAAAGCGCAAGTTCAAGTCTTTGCTGCTGCATAAGCGAACCGCCATCCAGCACGCCTACCGCCTGCTCGTCAGCCGGCGG aggCCAGCCGGCATCTCCTACAGACAGTTCGAAGGCTTGATGCGCTTCTACAAGCCCCGGATGAGTGCTAGGGAGCGCTTCCTGACTTTCAAGGCCCtgaatcagagcaacacacctCTGCTCAG CCTGAAGGACTTCTATGATATTTATGAAGTTGCTGCTCTACAGTGGAAG GCAAAGAAGAACAGAGAGCATTGGTTTGATGAGCTGCCCCGGACGGCCTTCCTCATCTTTAaag GAATTAACATCCTTGTGAAGTCCAAGGCCTTCCAGTATTTCATGT ACTTGGTGGTAGCCATCAACGGGGTGTGGATCCTGGTGGAGACATTCATGTTGAAAG GTGGGAATTTCATCTCGAAGCATGTGCCCTGGAGTTACCTTGTATTTCTTACCA TCTATGGAGTTGAACTGTTCATGAAGGTGGCTGGCCTGGGCCCTGTGGAGTACCTGTCCTCTGGATGGAACTT gtttgatttctcGGTCACGGCGTTTGCCTTCCTGGGACTACTGGCACTCACGCTCAACATGGAGCCCTTCTATTTCATCGTGGTCCTGCGTCCCCTGCAGCTGCTGAG GTTATTTAAACTGAAGAAACGTTACCGCAACGTGTTGGACACCATGTTTGAGCTGCTGCCGCGGATGGCCAG cctcgGCCTCACCCTGCTCACCTTCTACTATTCCTTTGCCATCGTCGGCATGGAGTTCTTCAACGGGCGACTGTACCACAATTGTTGCAA CTCCAGCACGGTAGCTGATGCCTACCGATTCATCAACCACACAGTGGACAATAAGACCAAGATAGAGGAGGGCTACTACTATCTCAATAACTTTGACAACATCCTCAACAGCTTCG TGACCCTGTTTGAGCTCACGGTTGTCAACAATTGGTACATCATCATG GAAGGGGTGACCTCGCAGACCTCGCACTGGAGCCGCCTCTACTTCATGACCTTCTATATCGTGACCATG GTGGTGATGACCATCATCGTGGCCTTCATCTTGGAGGCCTTTGTCTTCCGCATGAACTACAGCCGCAAGAGCCAGGACTCGGAAG TGGACAGTGGCATCATCATTGAGAAGGAAATATCCAAGGAGGAGCTTCTGGCCATCCTGGAGCTTTATCGCGAGGTGCAAGGCACCTCCTCTGACGTCACCCGGCTGCTTGACACCCTCTCTCAGATGGAGAAATACCAG CAAAACTCATTGGTGTTTCTGGGGCGGAGATCAAGAACCAAAAGCGACCTGAGCTTGAAGATGTACCAGGAGGAAATCCAG GAGTGGTACGAGGAGCATGCCCGGGAACAGgagatgcagcagcagcagcagctgagggcCAGCGTGCCCGGCCCCGCGGCCCAGCAGCCCCCTGGCAGTCGCCAGCGCTCCCAGACCGTCACCTAA
- the Tpcn1 gene encoding two pore calcium channel protein 1 isoform X2 — protein MGSSRRRLNRTCHQDGGSHSIQDSQVPSLVSGTDSSPSSPTRHNWEMNYQEAAIYLQEGQNNDKFFTHPKDARALAAYLFAHNHLFYLMELLTALLLLLLSLCESPAVPALRLGIYVHATLELFALMVVVFELCMKLRWLGFHTFVRHKRTMVKTSVLLVQFIEAIVVLVRQTSHVRVTRALRCIFLVDCRYCGGVRRNLRQIFQSLPPFIDILLLLLFFMIIFAILGFYLFSTNPSDPYFNTLENSIVNLFVLLTTANFPDVMMPSYSRSPWSCIFFIVYLSIELYFIMNLLLAVVFDTFNDIEKRKFKSLLLHKRTAIQHAYRLLVSRRRPAGISYRQFEGLMRFYKPRMSARERFLTFKALNQSNTPLLSLKDFYDIYEVAALQWKAKKNREHWFDELPRTAFLIFKGINILVKSKAFQYFMYLVVAINGVWILVETFMLKGGNFISKHVPWSYLVFLTIYGVELFMKVAGLGPVEYLSSGWNLFDFSVTAFAFLGLLALTLNMEPFYFIVVLRPLQLLRLFKLKKRYRNVLDTMFELLPRMASLGLTLLTFYYSFAIVGMEFFNGRLYHNCCNSSTVADAYRFINHTVDNKTKIEEGYYYLNNFDNILNSFVTLFELTVVNNWYIIMEGVTSQTSHWSRLYFMTFYIVTMVVMTIIVAFILEAFVFRMNYSRKSQDSEVDSGIIIEKEISKEELLAILELYREVQGTSSDVTRLLDTLSQMEKYQQNSLVFLGRRSRTKSDLSLKMYQEEIQEWYEEHAREQEMQQQQQLRASVPGPAAQQPPGSRQRSQTVT, from the exons ATGGGAAGCTCCAGGAGGAGGCTGAACAGGACTTGTCACCAGG ATGGGGGCAGCCACAGCATCCAGGACTCCCAGGTTCCCAGTCTGGTCTCCGGGACCGACAGTTCCCCCTCCAGTCCCACCAGGCACAACTGGGAAATGAATTATCAAGAGGCGGCAATCTACCTCCAG GAGGGCCAGAACAATGACAAGTTCTTCACGCACCCCAAGGATGCCAGAGCACTGGCGGCCTACCTCTTCGCACACAACCACCTCTTCTACCTGATGGAGCTGCTCACAgccctgcttctgctgctgctgtcgCTGTGCGAGTCACCCGCCGTCCCTGCCCTCCGGCTTGGCATTTAT GTCCACGCCACCCTGGAACTGTTTGCCCTCATGGTGGTGGTGTTCGAACTCTGCATGAAATTGCGGTGGCTGGGCTTCCACACGTTCGTCCGGCACAAACGCACCATGGTCAAG ACATCTGTCCTGCTGGTGCAGTTCATCGAGGCCATTGTGGTGCTGGTACGGCAGACGTCCCATGTGCGGGTGACCCGGGCACTGCGCTGCATTTTCCTGGTGGACTGTCGGTACTGTGGCGGCGTGCGGCG CAACCTGCGGCAGATCTTCCAGTCCCTGCCACCTTTCATAGACATCCTCCTGTTGCTGCTCTTCTTCATGATCATCTTTGCCATCCTGG GTTTCTACTTATTCTCCACTAACCCTTCCGACCCA TACTTCAACACCTTGGAGAACAGCATTGTCAACCTGTTCGTTCTTCTGACCACAGCCAA CTTTCCAGATGTGATGATGCCCTCCTACTCCCGGAGCCCCTGGTCCTGCATCTTCTTCATCGTGTACCTCTCCATCGAGCTGTACTTCATCATGAACCTG CTCCTGGCCGTGGTGTTCGACACCTTCAACGACATCGAAAAGCGCAAGTTCAAGTCTTTGCTGCTGCATAAGCGAACCGCCATCCAGCACGCCTACCGCCTGCTCGTCAGCCGGCGG aggCCAGCCGGCATCTCCTACAGACAGTTCGAAGGCTTGATGCGCTTCTACAAGCCCCGGATGAGTGCTAGGGAGCGCTTCCTGACTTTCAAGGCCCtgaatcagagcaacacacctCTGCTCAG CCTGAAGGACTTCTATGATATTTATGAAGTTGCTGCTCTACAGTGGAAG GCAAAGAAGAACAGAGAGCATTGGTTTGATGAGCTGCCCCGGACGGCCTTCCTCATCTTTAaag GAATTAACATCCTTGTGAAGTCCAAGGCCTTCCAGTATTTCATGT ACTTGGTGGTAGCCATCAACGGGGTGTGGATCCTGGTGGAGACATTCATGTTGAAAG GTGGGAATTTCATCTCGAAGCATGTGCCCTGGAGTTACCTTGTATTTCTTACCA TCTATGGAGTTGAACTGTTCATGAAGGTGGCTGGCCTGGGCCCTGTGGAGTACCTGTCCTCTGGATGGAACTT gtttgatttctcGGTCACGGCGTTTGCCTTCCTGGGACTACTGGCACTCACGCTCAACATGGAGCCCTTCTATTTCATCGTGGTCCTGCGTCCCCTGCAGCTGCTGAG GTTATTTAAACTGAAGAAACGTTACCGCAACGTGTTGGACACCATGTTTGAGCTGCTGCCGCGGATGGCCAG cctcgGCCTCACCCTGCTCACCTTCTACTATTCCTTTGCCATCGTCGGCATGGAGTTCTTCAACGGGCGACTGTACCACAATTGTTGCAA CTCCAGCACGGTAGCTGATGCCTACCGATTCATCAACCACACAGTGGACAATAAGACCAAGATAGAGGAGGGCTACTACTATCTCAATAACTTTGACAACATCCTCAACAGCTTCG TGACCCTGTTTGAGCTCACGGTTGTCAACAATTGGTACATCATCATG GAAGGGGTGACCTCGCAGACCTCGCACTGGAGCCGCCTCTACTTCATGACCTTCTATATCGTGACCATG GTGGTGATGACCATCATCGTGGCCTTCATCTTGGAGGCCTTTGTCTTCCGCATGAACTACAGCCGCAAGAGCCAGGACTCGGAAG TGGACAGTGGCATCATCATTGAGAAGGAAATATCCAAGGAGGAGCTTCTGGCCATCCTGGAGCTTTATCGCGAGGTGCAAGGCACCTCCTCTGACGTCACCCGGCTGCTTGACACCCTCTCTCAGATGGAGAAATACCAG CAAAACTCATTGGTGTTTCTGGGGCGGAGATCAAGAACCAAAAGCGACCTGAGCTTGAAGATGTACCAGGAGGAAATCCAG GAGTGGTACGAGGAGCATGCCCGGGAACAGgagatgcagcagcagcagcagctgagggcCAGCGTGCCCGGCCCCGCGGCCCAGCAGCCCCCTGGCAGTCGCCAGCGCTCCCAGACCGTCACCTAA
- the Tpcn1 gene encoding two pore calcium channel protein 1 isoform X3 codes for MSSWPLHHASPDGGSHSIQDSQVPSLVSGTDSSPSSPTRHNWEMNYQEAAIYLQEGQNNDKFFTHPKDARALAAYLFAHNHLFYLMELLTALLLLLLSLCESPAVPALRLGIYVHATLELFALMVVVFELCMKLRWLGFHTFVRHKRTMVKTSVLLVQFIEAIVVLVRQTSHVRVTRALRCIFLVDCRYCGGVRRNLRQIFQSLPPFIDILLLLLFFMIIFAILGFYLFSTNPSDPYFNTLENSIVNLFVLLTTANFPDVMMPSYSRSPWSCIFFIVYLSIELYFIMNLLLAVVFDTFNDIEKRKFKSLLLHKRTAIQHAYRLLVSRRRPAGISYRQFEGLMRFYKPRMSARERFLTFKALNQSNTPLLSLKDFYDIYEVAALQWKAKKNREHWFDELPRTAFLIFKGINILVKSKAFQYFMYLVVAINGVWILVETFMLKGGNFISKHVPWSYLVFLTIYGVELFMKVAGLGPVEYLSSGWNLFDFSVTAFAFLGLLALTLNMEPFYFIVVLRPLQLLRLFKLKKRYRNVLDTMFELLPRMASLGLTLLTFYYSFAIVGMEFFNGRLYHNCCNSSTVADAYRFINHTVDNKTKIEEGYYYLNNFDNILNSFVTLFELTVVNNWYIIMEGVTSQTSHWSRLYFMTFYIVTMVVMTIIVAFILEAFVFRMNYSRKSQDSEVDSGIIIEKEISKEELLAILELYREVQGTSSDVTRLLDTLSQMEKYQQNSLVFLGRRSRTKSDLSLKMYQEEIQEWYEEHAREQEMQQQQQLRASVPGPAAQQPPGSRQRSQTVT; via the exons ATGTCATCCTGGCCCCTCCATCATGCCTCTCCTG ATGGGGGCAGCCACAGCATCCAGGACTCCCAGGTTCCCAGTCTGGTCTCCGGGACCGACAGTTCCCCCTCCAGTCCCACCAGGCACAACTGGGAAATGAATTATCAAGAGGCGGCAATCTACCTCCAG GAGGGCCAGAACAATGACAAGTTCTTCACGCACCCCAAGGATGCCAGAGCACTGGCGGCCTACCTCTTCGCACACAACCACCTCTTCTACCTGATGGAGCTGCTCACAgccctgcttctgctgctgctgtcgCTGTGCGAGTCACCCGCCGTCCCTGCCCTCCGGCTTGGCATTTAT GTCCACGCCACCCTGGAACTGTTTGCCCTCATGGTGGTGGTGTTCGAACTCTGCATGAAATTGCGGTGGCTGGGCTTCCACACGTTCGTCCGGCACAAACGCACCATGGTCAAG ACATCTGTCCTGCTGGTGCAGTTCATCGAGGCCATTGTGGTGCTGGTACGGCAGACGTCCCATGTGCGGGTGACCCGGGCACTGCGCTGCATTTTCCTGGTGGACTGTCGGTACTGTGGCGGCGTGCGGCG CAACCTGCGGCAGATCTTCCAGTCCCTGCCACCTTTCATAGACATCCTCCTGTTGCTGCTCTTCTTCATGATCATCTTTGCCATCCTGG GTTTCTACTTATTCTCCACTAACCCTTCCGACCCA TACTTCAACACCTTGGAGAACAGCATTGTCAACCTGTTCGTTCTTCTGACCACAGCCAA CTTTCCAGATGTGATGATGCCCTCCTACTCCCGGAGCCCCTGGTCCTGCATCTTCTTCATCGTGTACCTCTCCATCGAGCTGTACTTCATCATGAACCTG CTCCTGGCCGTGGTGTTCGACACCTTCAACGACATCGAAAAGCGCAAGTTCAAGTCTTTGCTGCTGCATAAGCGAACCGCCATCCAGCACGCCTACCGCCTGCTCGTCAGCCGGCGG aggCCAGCCGGCATCTCCTACAGACAGTTCGAAGGCTTGATGCGCTTCTACAAGCCCCGGATGAGTGCTAGGGAGCGCTTCCTGACTTTCAAGGCCCtgaatcagagcaacacacctCTGCTCAG CCTGAAGGACTTCTATGATATTTATGAAGTTGCTGCTCTACAGTGGAAG GCAAAGAAGAACAGAGAGCATTGGTTTGATGAGCTGCCCCGGACGGCCTTCCTCATCTTTAaag GAATTAACATCCTTGTGAAGTCCAAGGCCTTCCAGTATTTCATGT ACTTGGTGGTAGCCATCAACGGGGTGTGGATCCTGGTGGAGACATTCATGTTGAAAG GTGGGAATTTCATCTCGAAGCATGTGCCCTGGAGTTACCTTGTATTTCTTACCA TCTATGGAGTTGAACTGTTCATGAAGGTGGCTGGCCTGGGCCCTGTGGAGTACCTGTCCTCTGGATGGAACTT gtttgatttctcGGTCACGGCGTTTGCCTTCCTGGGACTACTGGCACTCACGCTCAACATGGAGCCCTTCTATTTCATCGTGGTCCTGCGTCCCCTGCAGCTGCTGAG GTTATTTAAACTGAAGAAACGTTACCGCAACGTGTTGGACACCATGTTTGAGCTGCTGCCGCGGATGGCCAG cctcgGCCTCACCCTGCTCACCTTCTACTATTCCTTTGCCATCGTCGGCATGGAGTTCTTCAACGGGCGACTGTACCACAATTGTTGCAA CTCCAGCACGGTAGCTGATGCCTACCGATTCATCAACCACACAGTGGACAATAAGACCAAGATAGAGGAGGGCTACTACTATCTCAATAACTTTGACAACATCCTCAACAGCTTCG TGACCCTGTTTGAGCTCACGGTTGTCAACAATTGGTACATCATCATG GAAGGGGTGACCTCGCAGACCTCGCACTGGAGCCGCCTCTACTTCATGACCTTCTATATCGTGACCATG GTGGTGATGACCATCATCGTGGCCTTCATCTTGGAGGCCTTTGTCTTCCGCATGAACTACAGCCGCAAGAGCCAGGACTCGGAAG TGGACAGTGGCATCATCATTGAGAAGGAAATATCCAAGGAGGAGCTTCTGGCCATCCTGGAGCTTTATCGCGAGGTGCAAGGCACCTCCTCTGACGTCACCCGGCTGCTTGACACCCTCTCTCAGATGGAGAAATACCAG CAAAACTCATTGGTGTTTCTGGGGCGGAGATCAAGAACCAAAAGCGACCTGAGCTTGAAGATGTACCAGGAGGAAATCCAG GAGTGGTACGAGGAGCATGCCCGGGAACAGgagatgcagcagcagcagcagctgagggcCAGCGTGCCCGGCCCCGCGGCCCAGCAGCCCCCTGGCAGTCGCCAGCGCTCCCAGACCGTCACCTAA
- the Tpcn1 gene encoding two pore calcium channel protein 1 isoform X4, with protein sequence MLVASSTDGGSHSIQDSQVPSLVSGTDSSPSSPTRHNWEMNYQEAAIYLQEGQNNDKFFTHPKDARALAAYLFAHNHLFYLMELLTALLLLLLSLCESPAVPALRLGIYVHATLELFALMVVVFELCMKLRWLGFHTFVRHKRTMVKTSVLLVQFIEAIVVLVRQTSHVRVTRALRCIFLVDCRYCGGVRRNLRQIFQSLPPFIDILLLLLFFMIIFAILGFYLFSTNPSDPYFNTLENSIVNLFVLLTTANFPDVMMPSYSRSPWSCIFFIVYLSIELYFIMNLLLAVVFDTFNDIEKRKFKSLLLHKRTAIQHAYRLLVSRRRPAGISYRQFEGLMRFYKPRMSARERFLTFKALNQSNTPLLSLKDFYDIYEVAALQWKAKKNREHWFDELPRTAFLIFKGINILVKSKAFQYFMYLVVAINGVWILVETFMLKGGNFISKHVPWSYLVFLTIYGVELFMKVAGLGPVEYLSSGWNLFDFSVTAFAFLGLLALTLNMEPFYFIVVLRPLQLLRLFKLKKRYRNVLDTMFELLPRMASLGLTLLTFYYSFAIVGMEFFNGRLYHNCCNSSTVADAYRFINHTVDNKTKIEEGYYYLNNFDNILNSFVTLFELTVVNNWYIIMEGVTSQTSHWSRLYFMTFYIVTMVVMTIIVAFILEAFVFRMNYSRKSQDSEVDSGIIIEKEISKEELLAILELYREVQGTSSDVTRLLDTLSQMEKYQQNSLVFLGRRSRTKSDLSLKMYQEEIQEWYEEHAREQEMQQQQQLRASVPGPAAQQPPGSRQRSQTVT encoded by the exons ATGCTTGTTGCTAGCAGTACAG ATGGGGGCAGCCACAGCATCCAGGACTCCCAGGTTCCCAGTCTGGTCTCCGGGACCGACAGTTCCCCCTCCAGTCCCACCAGGCACAACTGGGAAATGAATTATCAAGAGGCGGCAATCTACCTCCAG GAGGGCCAGAACAATGACAAGTTCTTCACGCACCCCAAGGATGCCAGAGCACTGGCGGCCTACCTCTTCGCACACAACCACCTCTTCTACCTGATGGAGCTGCTCACAgccctgcttctgctgctgctgtcgCTGTGCGAGTCACCCGCCGTCCCTGCCCTCCGGCTTGGCATTTAT GTCCACGCCACCCTGGAACTGTTTGCCCTCATGGTGGTGGTGTTCGAACTCTGCATGAAATTGCGGTGGCTGGGCTTCCACACGTTCGTCCGGCACAAACGCACCATGGTCAAG ACATCTGTCCTGCTGGTGCAGTTCATCGAGGCCATTGTGGTGCTGGTACGGCAGACGTCCCATGTGCGGGTGACCCGGGCACTGCGCTGCATTTTCCTGGTGGACTGTCGGTACTGTGGCGGCGTGCGGCG CAACCTGCGGCAGATCTTCCAGTCCCTGCCACCTTTCATAGACATCCTCCTGTTGCTGCTCTTCTTCATGATCATCTTTGCCATCCTGG GTTTCTACTTATTCTCCACTAACCCTTCCGACCCA TACTTCAACACCTTGGAGAACAGCATTGTCAACCTGTTCGTTCTTCTGACCACAGCCAA CTTTCCAGATGTGATGATGCCCTCCTACTCCCGGAGCCCCTGGTCCTGCATCTTCTTCATCGTGTACCTCTCCATCGAGCTGTACTTCATCATGAACCTG CTCCTGGCCGTGGTGTTCGACACCTTCAACGACATCGAAAAGCGCAAGTTCAAGTCTTTGCTGCTGCATAAGCGAACCGCCATCCAGCACGCCTACCGCCTGCTCGTCAGCCGGCGG aggCCAGCCGGCATCTCCTACAGACAGTTCGAAGGCTTGATGCGCTTCTACAAGCCCCGGATGAGTGCTAGGGAGCGCTTCCTGACTTTCAAGGCCCtgaatcagagcaacacacctCTGCTCAG CCTGAAGGACTTCTATGATATTTATGAAGTTGCTGCTCTACAGTGGAAG GCAAAGAAGAACAGAGAGCATTGGTTTGATGAGCTGCCCCGGACGGCCTTCCTCATCTTTAaag GAATTAACATCCTTGTGAAGTCCAAGGCCTTCCAGTATTTCATGT ACTTGGTGGTAGCCATCAACGGGGTGTGGATCCTGGTGGAGACATTCATGTTGAAAG GTGGGAATTTCATCTCGAAGCATGTGCCCTGGAGTTACCTTGTATTTCTTACCA TCTATGGAGTTGAACTGTTCATGAAGGTGGCTGGCCTGGGCCCTGTGGAGTACCTGTCCTCTGGATGGAACTT gtttgatttctcGGTCACGGCGTTTGCCTTCCTGGGACTACTGGCACTCACGCTCAACATGGAGCCCTTCTATTTCATCGTGGTCCTGCGTCCCCTGCAGCTGCTGAG GTTATTTAAACTGAAGAAACGTTACCGCAACGTGTTGGACACCATGTTTGAGCTGCTGCCGCGGATGGCCAG cctcgGCCTCACCCTGCTCACCTTCTACTATTCCTTTGCCATCGTCGGCATGGAGTTCTTCAACGGGCGACTGTACCACAATTGTTGCAA CTCCAGCACGGTAGCTGATGCCTACCGATTCATCAACCACACAGTGGACAATAAGACCAAGATAGAGGAGGGCTACTACTATCTCAATAACTTTGACAACATCCTCAACAGCTTCG TGACCCTGTTTGAGCTCACGGTTGTCAACAATTGGTACATCATCATG GAAGGGGTGACCTCGCAGACCTCGCACTGGAGCCGCCTCTACTTCATGACCTTCTATATCGTGACCATG GTGGTGATGACCATCATCGTGGCCTTCATCTTGGAGGCCTTTGTCTTCCGCATGAACTACAGCCGCAAGAGCCAGGACTCGGAAG TGGACAGTGGCATCATCATTGAGAAGGAAATATCCAAGGAGGAGCTTCTGGCCATCCTGGAGCTTTATCGCGAGGTGCAAGGCACCTCCTCTGACGTCACCCGGCTGCTTGACACCCTCTCTCAGATGGAGAAATACCAG CAAAACTCATTGGTGTTTCTGGGGCGGAGATCAAGAACCAAAAGCGACCTGAGCTTGAAGATGTACCAGGAGGAAATCCAG GAGTGGTACGAGGAGCATGCCCGGGAACAGgagatgcagcagcagcagcagctgagggcCAGCGTGCCCGGCCCCGCGGCCCAGCAGCCCCCTGGCAGTCGCCAGCGCTCCCAGACCGTCACCTAA